In the Gammaproteobacteria bacterium genome, CTGCTGCGCTTCCTGCCCGGCAAGCTGCGCGACCTGGTGCTGCAGGCACACGGGGGCTGAGGGTGTACCTCGCGTTCAAGCTGCTGCACGTCATCGCCGTTATCCTGTTCTTCGGCAACGTGGTGACGGGCGTGTTCTGGAAGCATCTGGCGGACGGCAGCCACGACCCCACGCTGATCGCCCACACGCTGCGCGCCATCATCCGCCTGGACCGCTGGCTCACCGTGCCGAGCGTCGCCGGCATCGCCGTGTTCGGCGTCGCCACCGCGCTCGCCGGCCACCTGCCGATGCTTCGCACCGGCTGGATCGCCGCCTCC is a window encoding:
- a CDS encoding DUF2269 family protein, with product MYLAFKLLHVIAVILFFGNVVTGVFWKHLADGSHDPTLIAHTLRAIIRLDRWLTVPSVAGIAVFGVATALAGHLPMLRTGWIAASILLFTASGILFHTLARLQRELLALAETGATSDFMDWDAYRRLSRRWFNWGLAATLLPAAALVLMVLKPF